CTGGACACGGCGGAACAGCTGCTGAAAGATCCATAGCAGAGGCTGATAGTCACGGGAACGGAAAACCTTTGTGATGAAGCAGCCGCCACGGGCCAAAAAGTCACAAGCCAAACGCAGAGCCATCAGTGTCAAATGGGCTGTAGGACAGAGACAGCTGAGGCATTCTGCAGCCCAAGAGGGCATGTgcccacctccaccatcacctgATCTCCAAGCGCCACACTCCCCTATACCTTGTGAGTAAGCATCATGGACCCAGCTAGCCCCAACGTTGGGGGCCCCATCATTTAGCACAATATCAACCTTCCAGGTCTTCAGCTCCTTCCTCAGGGcctaaagagaagaaaaggaactatgaaaacagaaacacagtaATAGGCCTAATTCAGCCATTTGTCCATCCAGTCATTTGTTGAGTGCCCATCATGGGCTAAAGGCTGTTCTAGGCACAGAAGATAACATTAAACAAAAATACTGCGTTTCTACCTTCGTGGAGCGTACAGTCTAACAGTAAGTTCACAGGAAAAGACTTCACTAAAGATTTCTGTCCTCCCAATTCCAAACACCTTCATCGCTGACTCTAAATAAAGGCTGGAGTGGATACTATGGAAACCATGGATCTTGTCATACAGATGTCAGGCAGGAACGTGCTCAAAACATGGAACATCCTCTAAACTCGCTTCTAGAGGATTCCGGGGATGTGGATATTTGCGTATAgatgggaaaggaagagagactcCTATTACCTGCCTACAGCGTTCAGTTGTGATGTCCTCCTGGAGAGTCACCACATTGGGGAGAGGCTTGATTGGAACCAGGTCCACTCCTGGAAGAAATCAGGTCACAGTATTCTAAAGGGTTGCCTCAAACAGGGAGGAGAGAAATACATGACAAAGTACCTCATACACCCATCCCTTAAAACACGGAGGAGAGCTGTCCTCACTCACCCACAATAAGGCTGGATACAGGCATAAACTTGGCAGCTACCTGCAGCCTATAAAAGGAATAGAGATTTAAAAACCTAGAGCCAACCCTTTCCCTCTCTTGGCAACTGACCTCTCATCCCTGGTGTTACGTGCACTGGTCAGAGCATGTCATAGGCACGTATTCCAAGCCTTTTCTCTGCAATCAAGAAAGGAAACGGTCCCCAAAGTTTAGGAGGGACCTAGGCTCTGGGCTGTAGAGAAATCTGAGGCTGGAATTACTGTACTGCAGGAGGGGAATCCCGAATCCCGTCCTCGTGCAATGAAACTGGAATCCGTCCCGGCCCTGAACCCAGAAAGCTGCCACTTGTGGCGAGTGTTACGTACCATCCCCCTGGCGCAGCACACAGATCCAGCAAGGCTCGGGCTTTCTGCAGGAACTGAAAGCGGCGATTGAGCTGGATCAGCTTGAAAGCAGATCGGGAACGGTAACCTGGACAAAACAACCAAGTGCGTAGAGGGCTTCACCAGCAGGATTTCTCCGGCCTCGCAAACCACCACCCGTTCTGCAGGAGAGGAACCCAATGGTCGGAAACTGGAAGCGAACCGGGCAGAGATCGCTAGCTCGCTCGCTTGCCCGCAGACGGAGCGAATCCGAATCCAGACTCACCCGTCTCCTTCGCCAAGTGATAAAACTTGTCCCGTCGGCTCTTGCCAACTTTGCCCTTCTTGCCCATGGTGGAATGGGGGAGTAACGCTCAATCTGAGGAGAAAGTAGAAGTTGGGAATGTCTCTTTCCGGAGCACCAGATTCTACTTCCAGTTTCCCACTTTCCGCAGCAATTCCACCTCGCGCCCGGCTCCACACACTCCACCTCGACCCAGCGCTGCTTTCTCCACACTTGAAGCTGCACATGTAGGCAGCAAACGTACTTCCGCTTCCGTTTGCGTCTCCTGCGTCCCCGGCTCAAGGTTTTCCGCCATTTTGCATGTGGCCATAGATTTTTCTCGATACTCTTTCCTCGGGTTTTGTAAGTTGAAAGTTGGGACCAGGGAGACATATTACAGTGCTATAAACATAGTTTCTATGAGGCAACACTGAGGCGTTCTACTCCCTCTTCATCCTTTTCCAAAGCCCATGAACTCGAGTAGCCGCCCCTCCCATCATGGTGCCCTTAGTTAGTGCGGACTCGCCGCACACTCCGCCCATTGACCCGGAACTTTTGTCTGCCTAGTCGTCAGGTCCCGAGACTTGTCTTCCGCGCCTGCGCTCCAAGACGGCTCGGATGCCGGCGGTCTCTGCTTAAGAGAGAAGATGGCGCTTGACGGGCCAGAGCAGGTATGGCGGCTGCAGTGGCGGCCCGGCGGGTTACGGGGCTGTGTGAGGAGCGGGTGTGATCTGGGTGGAGAGCGGGCCGGCGTAGGAGGGTCGGGTGGGTCAGAGGTGGCTGGACCAGTCCAGGCTGGACGCTGCCTGCGACTGGATCTGCTGTGTCAGCGCCGCCCTCGGTGAGTCAGGGCAAGGCTGGAAGAGGAGACACGGTAGAAGTGGAGTGAGTGAGGGGAGCAATGGGCGCGGGAACAGCCGGCCCGCGGGTCGCAGGAGATCGGACGCCCGTCCTTCGGCTCGGTTTCGCTGGCTCCGTCGGCAGTAATGAGAACTCGGGCTTGTAGAGCGCTTGACGCAGTGCAAAGCGCTCCCGTGTATATCATATCGCCCCTCGGTCCTCCTAAAAGTCTTACGAGGTAGGCGGCGttcccatttttttattttaataatgagaaaatggagggttccaagggagggagggattagAACCCAGATCCCGAGCCTCCGAAGTCCAAACTTTTTTACTACGCAAAGCTGCCTGGTGTCAAGCCTAATTCAAAGTGCCCTGCAAGTGGCTTTACCCCCTCGGACGTTTAGCCTGTCGTTTAAGACTCACTCTGTGTCTtcagatggagctggaggaggggaaggcaggcagcGGACTCCGCCAATATTATCTGTCCAAGATTGAAGAACTCCAGGTGAGGACAGACTCCAGCGGGATCTAGGAGAGGGATTGGGAGGGATGGCAGCTGACTTCCACAAATCTAATTCCTCTGGGAGCGCAGTGGaagaagctgctgctgcttctcctttcttgtttgtttcttagcTGGGTGTATAAGTCGGAAGTAAGCAATCTCTTGTTCTCAAGTCCCACCCCtttgagcaggcgtccccagactttttacgcagggggccggttcactgtccctcagaccgttggagggccgccacatactgtgctcctctcgctgaccaccagtgaaagaggtgccccttcctgaagtgcggcggggggccggataaatggcctcagggggccgcatgcggcccacgggccgtagtttggggacgcccgccTTTGAGGGTCCTAGTGTTCACAGTTTGTTCCACATCTTCAAGAGTCAAATCTTAACAGAAAAGGTACCTCTAGCCAAAGGTCAACCCTTTTGGAAGAAGCCCGAGTGTGTTTCCTTAGACAGGGGAACACACAGGTTCAGGAGATGAGACTTAGCACGAAGAGGTTGGGTCAGGGTGAAGTGAGAATGTGAGGAAGGGCATCAATTGAGACGTCTGAACAATGCTTATTCCATGGAGGCTGAATGAAAGAAACTGGGCAACCCAGAGCTCTAGCCTAAAGCACTGAACCATAGAAAAAGGACCGTTTATGTTGTTAATCGACTGTTAATGTTGTCAGTAAGGCTTCCAGGAGTAAGGTGGTGTGGCTTCCAGTAGTAAGCCTTACTGCATAATACTTGCAGGTATGATGTTTAGTTTACCATTTTtgaatgctttttcatttgtttttatttgttcacCTCAGTAGTCCTGAAAAGAAGCAGGGCAGCTGATGCGATACCCACATGCCGTTTGGTAATAgatccagatttttaaatacgGCTTGCCTTAGCTTTACCTTGCTTTTGATTTGACAGCAGCTGGGCTTCTCACCCAAAGATCTTGCCACTAGGTGATGTTGCCTTCCTGCAAGAGCCAGCTGTAACTTTTCTCCATTAGATTCTGTTACTCCTGAACCAGTATTGGACAACATAAACAGTAGGCTGTTAGTGTTACAGTGCTATGTTACAGTGTTATATTACAGTGTTACAGTGGGCTATGAGTATTTTAACTTTGGACAAGTCCATGGATTTTCAAATTCGCCCTAACTCCAATTGACTGTTTATGTTGTCAGTAAAGCTTCCAGTGGTAAGCCTTACTGACAACATAAACAGTAGGCTGTTAATGTTAAGTGTGGTGTTATAGTGGTACAGTAGGCGTTAGTAGTTTAACTTGGGACAAGTCCATGGATTTTCAATTTCGCCGTAACCTCCTGCGTTGTTCAGGGGTCAGCAGTGATGTAAATTGGATGGGGGAAAGCcacaagaaagaattttgaaTTCCAAGTGCATTTGCAGGTATTATgtttagtttatcttttttttttttttttgagccggagttccactcgttagccaggctggagtgcaatggcacgatctcagctcaccgcaacctccgccttctgggttcaagcaattctcctgcctcagcctcctgagtagctgggactacaggcacacaccaccacgtccagctaatttttgtatttttagtagagacggggtttcaccatgttgaccaggatggtctcgatctcttcaccttgtgatccacctgcctcggcctcccaaagtgctgggattgtaggcgtgagccactgtgcccggcctagtttatcatttttattcgTTCACCTCAGTAGTTCTGAAAAGTAGCAGGGCAGCTGATACTATACCCATGCCGTTTGGTAACagatgtagattttttaaaatagcttgcCTTAGTTTTACCTTGCTTTTGATTTGATAGTAGCTGGGCTAGAACTCAGGCGAGTTCACCTGACGATCTTTCCACCAGGTGATGTTGCCTTCTCGTAAGAAATTCAGTGTTACATGAGCCAGCTCTAACTTTTCTCCATTAGATTCTCTTATTCCTGGACCAGTATTGGACAAGCAGCCTTCTTTGATGCCTGCCCTAGGCTCCAGAGGGGCTCATGGAGGACAGGACAGGGTCATTAGGAACACACTGGAGAATCTGAAACAACATGCAGGTGCCCTGTGCCCTTCCCTCAGCTTGTTCCGACCTGTGAGGTCTTGGCCAAGATCATACCTCCTCCTGTCTCCTGCCCTTGAGTAATGAAATTTGTCTCTTGTCCATTACAGCTGATTGTGAATGATAAGAGCCAAAACCTCCGGAGGCTGCAGGCACAGAGGAATGAACTAAATGCTAAAGGTGAGTGAAGAAAGATGTGAAGCTGCATGTGGGCAGTTGAACTCTGTCCTAACCTCCCTCCACTATCTTCACAGCAGTGCTGTTTTTTCCATTGTCATCTAGTAGTTTCACATGCATCTCTCTTTCCTGAGCCCCATTGTAACCTCTTTAAAGACAagaatttaggctgggtgcagtggctcatgcctgtaatcccagcactttgggaggcttaggtgggtggattacaaggtctggagttcaagaccagcctggccagtatggtgaaaccccctctaccaaaaaaacaaaaactagctgggcatggtggtgtgcccagCTAagggtctcaaaaaaacagacacaaatttTGACCTTTGGCCTTCCTTTAATAACTTGGTACTTAGCTCATGCATGTAGAATTGGATCCTGGGAGCTCCCAAGGAGTAGCTAGGTGATCACCATGTCTGTTTGCCATCTAGTTCGCCTATTGCGCGAGGAGCTACAGCTGCTGCAGGAGCAGGGCTCCTATGTGGGGGAAGTAGTCCGGGCCATGGATAAGAAGAAAGTGTTGGTCAAGGTAAAAGCAGCATGACCCAGGGACCAGCCCAGTCTCTGCTGCATTCCCACCCCTTTGTGTGTAGCCTCGGGAGACAGGGTTCTGTGTTCTGTCAAGGTAATTGTGGGATTCTCATAGGTCTTCCTGGGTAGGGTTAGTGATTTGGTGGCTGTCAGAAGGTCATGAGCCCTTGTTTCTTTAGGTACATCCTGAGGGCAAATTTGTTGTAGACGTGGACAAAAACATTGACATCAATGACGTGAGTGTAGCAGGTGAGGGGGTGGGGGTAGTGGGGTCAGCTCTTACTGCACCACTTCTGAAACTTGCCCCCTTCACCCAGGTGACACCCAATTGCCGGGTGGCTCTAAGAAATGACAGCTACACTCTACACAAGATCCTGCCCAATAAGGTGGACCCATTGGTATCATTGATGATGGTGGAAAAAGTGCCAGATTCAACTTATGAGATGATTGGTGGACTGGACAAACAGATCAAGGAGATCAAAGAAGTGATCGAGCTGCCTGTTAAGCATCCCGAGCTCTTCGAAGCACTGGGCATTGCTCAGCCCAAGGTGAGGAGCAGGGCTTCTCTGGGAGGGCTAAGCTGTACTTACTACCTTACTGCTCCTGTCCTAGCCAGCCTGGCTTAGGCTGGCCTTCCCCTGAAAAGAGTGGCTGGGGAAGTGTTCCTAGGGTGGTGGTTTGGATATAAGCTCCAGAAtggacattgattttttttttttttttttttttttggtatcccTAACCTGTAGCTAGGGACCCAACACTCGGTAATGTTCACTGAATGAAATGAGGTGGGTAGCTTTCTGCCCTGACTCTTGCTGTGCTGTTCCCCTCTAGGGAGTGCTGCTCTATGGACCTCCAGGCACTGGGAAGACACTGTTGGCCCGGGCTGTGGCTCATCATACAGACTGTACCTTTATTCGTGTCTCTGGCTCTGAATTGGTACAGAAATTCATTGGGGAAGGTAACCATGCCTAGGAACATGAGAAGCAAGAGGTTAGGGGGTTAGGGAGGTAATAAGCTCCCTAACACCATCTTGGCCTCCACACAGGTGCAAGAATGGTGAGGGAGCTGTTTGTCATGGCACGGGAACATGCTCCATCTATCATCTTCATGGATGAAATCGACTCCATCGGCTCCTCACGGCTGGAGGGGGGTTCTGGAGGGGACAGTGAAGTGCAGCGCACAATGCTGGAGTTGCTCAACCAGCTGGATGGCTTTGAGGCCACCAAAAACATCAAGGTAAGGTGGTAGCAGCCTTGGTACAGGCCCAGGGAAGGCCTGGTGCCATGCAGGCTGAGGAAGAGCTTAGCTGACCCTACCTGCTTTCTCTGCTCAGGTTATCATGGCTACTAATAGGATTGACATCCTGGACTCTGCGCTGCTTCGCCCAGGGCGCATTGACAGAAAAATTGAATTTCCACCCCCCAATGAAGAGGTTTGTAATGGGCACTGCACAAAGTGTCTCTGGTTATGGGGCTGGGCTGTGGGGCTCAGGCCTTAAACTCACCTGTCTCCAGGCTCGGCTGGACATTCTGAAGATTCATTCTCGGAAAATGAACCTGACTCGG
This is a stretch of genomic DNA from Saimiri boliviensis isolate mSaiBol1 chromosome 17, mSaiBol1.pri, whole genome shotgun sequence. It encodes these proteins:
- the PSMC5 gene encoding 26S proteasome regulatory subunit 8 isoform X1, which gives rise to MALDGPEQMELEEGKAGSGLRQYYLSKIEELQLIVNDKSQNLRRLQAQRNELNAKVRLLREELQLLQEQGSYVGEVVRAMDKKKVLVKVHPEGKFVVDVDKNIDINDVTPNCRVALRNDSYTLHKILPNKVDPLVSLMMVEKVPDSTYEMIGGLDKQIKEIKEVIELPVKHPELFEALGIAQPKGVLLYGPPGTGKTLLARAVAHHTDCTFIRVSGSELVQKFIGEGARMVRELFVMAREHAPSIIFMDEIDSIGSSRLEGGSGGDSEVQRTMLELLNQLDGFEATKNIKVIMATNRIDILDSALLRPGRIDRKIEFPPPNEEARLDILKIHSRKMNLTRGINLRKIAELMPGASGAEVKGVCTEAGMYALRERRVHVTQEDFEMAVAKVMQKDSEKNMSIKKLWK
- the PSMC5 gene encoding 26S proteasome regulatory subunit 8 isoform X2 encodes the protein MELEEGKAGSGLRQYYLSKIEELQLIVNDKSQNLRRLQAQRNELNAKVRLLREELQLLQEQGSYVGEVVRAMDKKKVLVKVHPEGKFVVDVDKNIDINDVTPNCRVALRNDSYTLHKILPNKVDPLVSLMMVEKVPDSTYEMIGGLDKQIKEIKEVIELPVKHPELFEALGIAQPKGVLLYGPPGTGKTLLARAVAHHTDCTFIRVSGSELVQKFIGEGARMVRELFVMAREHAPSIIFMDEIDSIGSSRLEGGSGGDSEVQRTMLELLNQLDGFEATKNIKVIMATNRIDILDSALLRPGRIDRKIEFPPPNEEARLDILKIHSRKMNLTRGINLRKIAELMPGASGAEVKGVCTEAGMYALRERRVHVTQEDFEMAVAKVMQKDSEKNMSIKKLWK